From the genome of Adhaeribacter pallidiroseus:
AGCAAACGTGTAAAAAAGGATAAGCACCATGAGGTTACAGGTTTCAGATTGCAAGTTACAGGTTACAGGTTGCAATTTTAAAAATTGGAAGGTTGCAAGGTTTTCAACTCCTCAAGACCAGAAGCAATCAATTTATCATAAGCTTGAATTATTGTAATTTTTTAAATTTTTATTTTTTAAACTTTCCAACCTGCAACTTGCAACCTATTTTCCTTTAGCCGCTTGTTGCTTTTCAAATAAGGCCTGCTTTTCCCGGGCTTGTTCCGGGGTGAGATCCGTGAAATGGTAAATCATGTTTTTAATATCTATTTCCGGAAAATCGTACACCTTGGTCATGGTTAAACAATCGGTGGGGCAAACGGTGGTACACAAGCCGCAATAACAGCATTTGGCTAGGTCAATGTCGAACTTAGGCGCATATAACCGCTTTTTAGTGCCATCGGAGGTAACTCCAATTTCTTCGGTGGCTTTGATAGATTCTATTTCGATGCAATTAACCGGGCAAATTTTGGCGCACAAATCACAGACTATGCAATCATCCATTTCGTTGTGCAAGCGGTAACGCCCATTATCCGGCACCGGTAGAGCTTCGTAAGGATACTTTAAGGTTACTAATCCTTCTTTTTGAGCAAAATAATCCGGATCGGAAATATACGATTGGTTCCGACGTTTACCGGCTTTCCGGAGATGATGCCACGATAGCATGAGCCCGCCCCACAATGAGTTCACTCCCGACCAGAAGCTTTTTTATTTTTTATACTACCTAAATTTTCTTTCATTTTTAAACCATTAACAACCGCCAAACACCGGCCAACAGCACCATAACTAAACTAACCGGAATCAAAATCTTCCAGCATAGTTGCATTAACTGATCTACCCGCATCCGCGGATAAGTCCAGCGTAACCAGACTTGCGACAACAACAATATACTTACTTTACTCATTAACCAGAAAAATCCCCAAAGGTTGGCTACAATGGTTCCGGGAGAGCCGGTAGTCCAGGTGGCTAATTTTAAAAATCCCAAATTAGGTAATGGGGTATTCCAGCTGCCTAAAAACAAGATGGTGGCTACCAGACAAACCAGCACCATCATGGTGTATTCGGCCAGAAACAGGGCCG
Proteins encoded in this window:
- a CDS encoding 4Fe-4S binding protein, translated to MNSLWGGLMLSWHHLRKAGKRRNQSYISDPDYFAQKEGLVTLKYPYEALPVPDNGRYRLHNEMDDCIVCDLCAKICPVNCIEIESIKATEEIGVTSDGTKKRLYAPKFDIDLAKCCYCGLCTTVCPTDCLTMTKVYDFPEIDIKNMIYHFTDLTPEQAREKQALFEKQQAAKGK